Proteins encoded by one window of Venturia canescens isolate UGA chromosome 2, ASM1945775v1, whole genome shotgun sequence:
- the Rsod gene encoding uncharacterized protein Rsod isoform X1, whose translation MQWILFLLLSVSSGSALRLAAYISSGGLHGEFRFEQLDENVMKIRLGLETTLQYPDQQWLWTVTRFPVDYTNIENRCDDRHLGETIIDLTELVGPIVMPGNESSVVEVPGLTLTGDKGLWGKGLLLVDTYSSRRICASITVLEKHAEKNAEARFHGPVAGSVWFRWLGGQAGDATSDTVMYADLHHVSKQKVLKSVDFTEHNWKIYVTDIFDSGKDKNDCNILQTVFDPDDSGSGNSIGDVDSRLGKIKVAVDANKSLKTSYRDSLILLLPADLLGSHRSLYLVIFHPTHTDSFLACAKIKPRKASLAKTLISSRGIRGEVTLSQETQYDPTWVNVTLNTINDLETRLRYATKIAAYRIHELPRDPFYFMHQNNSEEPCLTTKEMYNPSNIDLKTIPPPGLGTQDQYAIGDISGKLQGRKSRSYHSDILPGSAQLAGIYWDLYLPLSGINSVVHRSLVLHKFNETDNKGIIPWICGTLLHQLPQNAGQMPMITAEVIYRYPIVGRVVFRQAQNEPEADTTIIIENLIHADGSALNNSAEHRWMIHEHPPGIDFYNWTGRCLTAGNPYNPYKVEWDPAHPERCTAKQITLCRVGDLTRHGSLSIAGRKRDGSRITRRLFTDSSLPLSGPHSILGKSLVLYDDHGPVARGERLGCSIVSRVYRRKGVAKDWFSNSKDPVLRGKFEFIQQTEYDVTDVETMLESLDGITSAYHVHMTPIELDLEFPCEATTLYGRYNPQNVSIDNSPHPGEGTSDQYAIGDLSGKFGTLDNRKRYAITQNDTMLPLFGPRNILGRSIVIHKKHKNVRWACSNIERGYAPSEARELRGIASFHHPNGFAYGYIKMTQLIYKDNSQSETVIEVKLRHPGNHDRNVTRNHNWAIYVNPVGVDATVKVKDTRCVAGGYLWNPYYTQLADPLNEDLYRQECGPDLPLRCYVGDLSARLGPIDIGLQRKVFVDSNFPLEGKVSALGKSIVIMDQNFGQQRFACANIEPDYDIVKYANIGRPPKFVTAQFLEDVQRVMGIPEWMLSIDSRKTKILHNGGCIQFLLHFRGPIANILEQDFSKLMSTGRLEAPSLSIPGYVNSKRKSKLGYRQCGTRDPNDKNLKRSFWSSRAGSYSPAFTIVCSSLISLLVFVD comes from the exons ATGCAGTggattctttttcttcttctttccg TTTCATCGGGAAGTGCCTTGAGATTAGCGGCCTACATATCTTCCGGTGGATTGCACGGTGAATTCCGCTTCGAGCAACTCGACGAGAATGTGATGAAAATCCGTCTGGGCCTTGAGACAACTTTGCAGTACCCGGACCAACAATGGCTCTGGACGGTGACGAGATTTCCGGTCGATTATACAAATATCGAGAACCGATGTGACGATCGTCATCTCGGGGAAAc GATAATCGACCTAACGGAACTCGTCGGTCCGATCGTGATGCCCGGAAACGAATCAAGTGTCGTCGAGGTTCCTGGTCTCACTCTCACCGGAGACAAAGGTTTGTGGGGAAAGGGATTGCTGCTCGTCGATACTTATTCGTCCCGAAGGATCTGTGCCTCAATTACA GTCCTTGAAAAACATGCGGAGAAAAATGCTGAAGCTCGATTCCATGGACCTGTTGCCGGAAGCGTGTGGTTTCGATGGTTGGGAGGTCAAGCAGGTGATGCGACGAGCGACACGGTCATGTACGCGGATCTTCATCACGTGTCGAAGCAAAAAGTACTGAAAAGCGTCGACTTCACTGAACACAATTGGAAAATATACGTCACGGATATTTTTGATTCAGGAAAAG ACAAAAACGATTGCAACATTTTACAAACTGTTTTCGATCCTGACGACTCGGGTTCTGGAAATTCGATCGGTGACGTGGATTCGCGTCTCGGAAAAATCAAAGTAGCTGTGGATGCGAATAAAAGCTTGAAAACGTCGTACAGAGATTCTCTAATTTTGCTGCTACCAGCTGACCTTCTTGGCTCTCACCGTTCTCTTTATCTTGTCATATTTCATCCCACACACACGGACTCATTTCTCGCTTGTGCAAAAATAAAGCCAAGAAAAGCCTCGTTGGCGAA AACTCTGATAAGTTCTCGTGGCATCAGAGGCGAAGTGACACTGTCGCAAGAAACCCAGTACGATCCAACGTGGGTGAACGTCACTTTGAACACCATCAATGACCTCGAAACTCGACTTCGATATGCCACGAAAATCGCTGCTTACAGGATACACGAATTACCACGCGATCCATTTTATTTCATGCATCAAAATAACAGCGAAGAACCCTGCCTGACGACCAAGGAGATGTACAATCCTTCGAACATCGACCTCAAAACGATTCCACCTCCTG GACTGGGGACTCAGGATCAATACGCAATTGGAGATATTTCGGGGAAGCTCCAAGGTCGAAAATCACGATCGTACCACAGCGATATTCTCCCCGGAAGTGCACAGCTGGCAGGAATATATTGGGACTTGTATCTACCATTGTCAGGAATAAACAGCGTTGTTCATCGTTCTCTAGTGCTTCACAA ATTCAATGAGACGGACAACAAAGGAATAATTCCTTGGATCTGTGGAACGTTACTACACCAATTGCCACAAAATGCTGGTCAGATGCCGATGATAACAGCCGAGGTTATTTATCGGTATCCGATAGTAGGTCGAGTTGTTTTTCGCCAAGCACAAAACGAGCCAGAAGCGGACACAAcgattattattgaaaatctcATCCACGCGGATGGCAGTGCCTTAAATAATTCAGCGGAGCACAG ATGGATGATTCACGAACATCCTCCtgggatcgatttttacaatTGGACCGGAAGATGTCTCACCGCCGGAAATCCGTACAATCCTTACAAG GTCGAATGGGACCCTGCACATCCGGAACGCTGCACAGCGAAACAAATAACTCTCTGTCGCGTGGGAGATTTAACGAGACACGGAAGCTTGTCGATCGCTGGACGTAAACGCGATGGTTCTCGTATCACTCGACGTTTGTTCACCGACAGCTCCTTGCCTCTTTCTGGCCCACACAGCATCCTGGGAAAAAGCTTAGTTCTGTACGACGACCATGGTCCAGTCGCGAGAGGAGAAAGGCTCGGGTGTTCCAT AGTCAGTAGAGTTTACAGGAGAAAAGGAGTGGCTAAAGATTGGTTCAGTAATAGCAAGGACCCTGTGcttagaggaaaattcgaatttattcAACAGACTGAATACGACGTGACGGATGTGGAAACAATGCTAGAAAGTTTGGACGGAATAACCAGTGCCTACCACGTTCACATg ACTCCGATAGAATTGGATTTGGAATTCCCGTGTGAAGCTACCACCCTTTACGGTCGTTACAATCCTCAGAATGTGAGCATCGATAATTCGCCGCATCCTGGTGAAGGAACATCCGATCAATACGCGATAGGAGATTTGAGTGGAAAATTTGGCACGCTCGACAATCGAAAACGATACGCAATCACGCAGAACGACACTATGCTCCCGCTTTTCGGACCAAGAAACATTTTAGGACGAAGTATCGTTATCCATAAGAAGCACAAAAACGTGAG ATGGGCTTGCTCAAACATTGAGCGAGGCTACGCTCCTTCCGAGGCCCGAGAACTTCGAGGCATCGCTTCGTTCCATCATCCAAACGGTTTTGCATACGGATATATAAAAATG ACTCAACTAATATACAAGGACAACAGCCAGAGTGAAACTGTGATAGAAGTGAAATTACGTCATCCGGGTAATCACGATCGAAATGTT ACGAGAAATCACAACTGGGCTATATACGTCAATCCCGTCGGTGTTGACGCGACTGTTAAGGTGAAAGATACTCGATGCGTTGCCGGCGGATATCTCTGGAATCCTTATTACACCCAGCTCGCAGATCCCTTAAAC GAAGATCTGTATCGGCAAGAATGTGGACCGGATTTGCCGCTGCGTTGTTACGTTGGCGATCTTTCCGCCCGATTAGGACCGATAGATATTGGCCTTCAGCGGAAGGTTTTCGTAGACTCGAATTTCCCACTCGAGGGCAAGGTCTCGGCTCTTGGCAAATCTATCGTTATTATGGACCAAAATTTCGGCCAACAGAGATTCGCTTGTGCGAACATAGAGCCTGATTATGATATCGTTAAATACGCGAATATTGGACGTCCACCGAAATtcgtaac AGCACAATTTCTCGAAGATGTACAGAGAGTCATGGGAATTCCTGAATGGATGCTGTCAATCGACAGTCGAAAAACTAAAATTCTTCACAACGGCGGATGTATACAGTTTTTGCTACATTTCCGAG GTCCGATTGCCAATATATTGGAACAAGATTTCAGCAAATTGATGTCGACGGGTCGTCTCGAAGCGCCCAGTTTAAGCATTCCCGGATACGTTAACAGCAAACGAAAGTCGAAATTGGGCTACAGACAGTGTGGAACACGGGATCCTAATGACAAAA ATCTGAAACGCAGCTTCTGGAGTTCTAGAGCCGGCTCATATTCCCCCGCATTCACGATCGTCTGCTCGTCTTTAATTTCTCTGCTCGTATTCGTTGATTAA
- the Rsod gene encoding uncharacterized protein Rsod isoform X2, which translates to MKIRLGLETTLQYPDQQWLWTVTRFPVDYTNIENRCDDRHLGETIIDLTELVGPIVMPGNESSVVEVPGLTLTGDKGLWGKGLLLVDTYSSRRICASITVLEKHAEKNAEARFHGPVAGSVWFRWLGGQAGDATSDTVMYADLHHVSKQKVLKSVDFTEHNWKIYVTDIFDSGKDKNDCNILQTVFDPDDSGSGNSIGDVDSRLGKIKVAVDANKSLKTSYRDSLILLLPADLLGSHRSLYLVIFHPTHTDSFLACAKIKPRKASLAKTLISSRGIRGEVTLSQETQYDPTWVNVTLNTINDLETRLRYATKIAAYRIHELPRDPFYFMHQNNSEEPCLTTKEMYNPSNIDLKTIPPPGLGTQDQYAIGDISGKLQGRKSRSYHSDILPGSAQLAGIYWDLYLPLSGINSVVHRSLVLHKFNETDNKGIIPWICGTLLHQLPQNAGQMPMITAEVIYRYPIVGRVVFRQAQNEPEADTTIIIENLIHADGSALNNSAEHRWMIHEHPPGIDFYNWTGRCLTAGNPYNPYKVEWDPAHPERCTAKQITLCRVGDLTRHGSLSIAGRKRDGSRITRRLFTDSSLPLSGPHSILGKSLVLYDDHGPVARGERLGCSIVSRVYRRKGVAKDWFSNSKDPVLRGKFEFIQQTEYDVTDVETMLESLDGITSAYHVHMTPIELDLEFPCEATTLYGRYNPQNVSIDNSPHPGEGTSDQYAIGDLSGKFGTLDNRKRYAITQNDTMLPLFGPRNILGRSIVIHKKHKNVRWACSNIERGYAPSEARELRGIASFHHPNGFAYGYIKMTQLIYKDNSQSETVIEVKLRHPGNHDRNVTRNHNWAIYVNPVGVDATVKVKDTRCVAGGYLWNPYYTQLADPLNEDLYRQECGPDLPLRCYVGDLSARLGPIDIGLQRKVFVDSNFPLEGKVSALGKSIVIMDQNFGQQRFACANIEPDYDIVKYANIGRPPKFVTAQFLEDVQRVMGIPEWMLSIDSRKTKILHNGGCIQFLLHFRGPIANILEQDFSKLMSTGRLEAPSLSIPGYVNSKRKSKLGYRQCGTRDPNDKNLKRSFWSSRAGSYSPAFTIVCSSLISLLVFVD; encoded by the exons ATGAAAATCCGTCTGGGCCTTGAGACAACTTTGCAGTACCCGGACCAACAATGGCTCTGGACGGTGACGAGATTTCCGGTCGATTATACAAATATCGAGAACCGATGTGACGATCGTCATCTCGGGGAAAc GATAATCGACCTAACGGAACTCGTCGGTCCGATCGTGATGCCCGGAAACGAATCAAGTGTCGTCGAGGTTCCTGGTCTCACTCTCACCGGAGACAAAGGTTTGTGGGGAAAGGGATTGCTGCTCGTCGATACTTATTCGTCCCGAAGGATCTGTGCCTCAATTACA GTCCTTGAAAAACATGCGGAGAAAAATGCTGAAGCTCGATTCCATGGACCTGTTGCCGGAAGCGTGTGGTTTCGATGGTTGGGAGGTCAAGCAGGTGATGCGACGAGCGACACGGTCATGTACGCGGATCTTCATCACGTGTCGAAGCAAAAAGTACTGAAAAGCGTCGACTTCACTGAACACAATTGGAAAATATACGTCACGGATATTTTTGATTCAGGAAAAG ACAAAAACGATTGCAACATTTTACAAACTGTTTTCGATCCTGACGACTCGGGTTCTGGAAATTCGATCGGTGACGTGGATTCGCGTCTCGGAAAAATCAAAGTAGCTGTGGATGCGAATAAAAGCTTGAAAACGTCGTACAGAGATTCTCTAATTTTGCTGCTACCAGCTGACCTTCTTGGCTCTCACCGTTCTCTTTATCTTGTCATATTTCATCCCACACACACGGACTCATTTCTCGCTTGTGCAAAAATAAAGCCAAGAAAAGCCTCGTTGGCGAA AACTCTGATAAGTTCTCGTGGCATCAGAGGCGAAGTGACACTGTCGCAAGAAACCCAGTACGATCCAACGTGGGTGAACGTCACTTTGAACACCATCAATGACCTCGAAACTCGACTTCGATATGCCACGAAAATCGCTGCTTACAGGATACACGAATTACCACGCGATCCATTTTATTTCATGCATCAAAATAACAGCGAAGAACCCTGCCTGACGACCAAGGAGATGTACAATCCTTCGAACATCGACCTCAAAACGATTCCACCTCCTG GACTGGGGACTCAGGATCAATACGCAATTGGAGATATTTCGGGGAAGCTCCAAGGTCGAAAATCACGATCGTACCACAGCGATATTCTCCCCGGAAGTGCACAGCTGGCAGGAATATATTGGGACTTGTATCTACCATTGTCAGGAATAAACAGCGTTGTTCATCGTTCTCTAGTGCTTCACAA ATTCAATGAGACGGACAACAAAGGAATAATTCCTTGGATCTGTGGAACGTTACTACACCAATTGCCACAAAATGCTGGTCAGATGCCGATGATAACAGCCGAGGTTATTTATCGGTATCCGATAGTAGGTCGAGTTGTTTTTCGCCAAGCACAAAACGAGCCAGAAGCGGACACAAcgattattattgaaaatctcATCCACGCGGATGGCAGTGCCTTAAATAATTCAGCGGAGCACAG ATGGATGATTCACGAACATCCTCCtgggatcgatttttacaatTGGACCGGAAGATGTCTCACCGCCGGAAATCCGTACAATCCTTACAAG GTCGAATGGGACCCTGCACATCCGGAACGCTGCACAGCGAAACAAATAACTCTCTGTCGCGTGGGAGATTTAACGAGACACGGAAGCTTGTCGATCGCTGGACGTAAACGCGATGGTTCTCGTATCACTCGACGTTTGTTCACCGACAGCTCCTTGCCTCTTTCTGGCCCACACAGCATCCTGGGAAAAAGCTTAGTTCTGTACGACGACCATGGTCCAGTCGCGAGAGGAGAAAGGCTCGGGTGTTCCAT AGTCAGTAGAGTTTACAGGAGAAAAGGAGTGGCTAAAGATTGGTTCAGTAATAGCAAGGACCCTGTGcttagaggaaaattcgaatttattcAACAGACTGAATACGACGTGACGGATGTGGAAACAATGCTAGAAAGTTTGGACGGAATAACCAGTGCCTACCACGTTCACATg ACTCCGATAGAATTGGATTTGGAATTCCCGTGTGAAGCTACCACCCTTTACGGTCGTTACAATCCTCAGAATGTGAGCATCGATAATTCGCCGCATCCTGGTGAAGGAACATCCGATCAATACGCGATAGGAGATTTGAGTGGAAAATTTGGCACGCTCGACAATCGAAAACGATACGCAATCACGCAGAACGACACTATGCTCCCGCTTTTCGGACCAAGAAACATTTTAGGACGAAGTATCGTTATCCATAAGAAGCACAAAAACGTGAG ATGGGCTTGCTCAAACATTGAGCGAGGCTACGCTCCTTCCGAGGCCCGAGAACTTCGAGGCATCGCTTCGTTCCATCATCCAAACGGTTTTGCATACGGATATATAAAAATG ACTCAACTAATATACAAGGACAACAGCCAGAGTGAAACTGTGATAGAAGTGAAATTACGTCATCCGGGTAATCACGATCGAAATGTT ACGAGAAATCACAACTGGGCTATATACGTCAATCCCGTCGGTGTTGACGCGACTGTTAAGGTGAAAGATACTCGATGCGTTGCCGGCGGATATCTCTGGAATCCTTATTACACCCAGCTCGCAGATCCCTTAAAC GAAGATCTGTATCGGCAAGAATGTGGACCGGATTTGCCGCTGCGTTGTTACGTTGGCGATCTTTCCGCCCGATTAGGACCGATAGATATTGGCCTTCAGCGGAAGGTTTTCGTAGACTCGAATTTCCCACTCGAGGGCAAGGTCTCGGCTCTTGGCAAATCTATCGTTATTATGGACCAAAATTTCGGCCAACAGAGATTCGCTTGTGCGAACATAGAGCCTGATTATGATATCGTTAAATACGCGAATATTGGACGTCCACCGAAATtcgtaac AGCACAATTTCTCGAAGATGTACAGAGAGTCATGGGAATTCCTGAATGGATGCTGTCAATCGACAGTCGAAAAACTAAAATTCTTCACAACGGCGGATGTATACAGTTTTTGCTACATTTCCGAG GTCCGATTGCCAATATATTGGAACAAGATTTCAGCAAATTGATGTCGACGGGTCGTCTCGAAGCGCCCAGTTTAAGCATTCCCGGATACGTTAACAGCAAACGAAAGTCGAAATTGGGCTACAGACAGTGTGGAACACGGGATCCTAATGACAAAA ATCTGAAACGCAGCTTCTGGAGTTCTAGAGCCGGCTCATATTCCCCCGCATTCACGATCGTCTGCTCGTCTTTAATTTCTCTGCTCGTATTCGTTGATTAA
- the Rsod gene encoding uncharacterized protein Rsod isoform X3 — translation MYADLHHVSKQKVLKSVDFTEHNWKIYVTDIFDSGKDKNDCNILQTVFDPDDSGSGNSIGDVDSRLGKIKVAVDANKSLKTSYRDSLILLLPADLLGSHRSLYLVIFHPTHTDSFLACAKIKPRKASLAKTLISSRGIRGEVTLSQETQYDPTWVNVTLNTINDLETRLRYATKIAAYRIHELPRDPFYFMHQNNSEEPCLTTKEMYNPSNIDLKTIPPPGLGTQDQYAIGDISGKLQGRKSRSYHSDILPGSAQLAGIYWDLYLPLSGINSVVHRSLVLHKFNETDNKGIIPWICGTLLHQLPQNAGQMPMITAEVIYRYPIVGRVVFRQAQNEPEADTTIIIENLIHADGSALNNSAEHRWMIHEHPPGIDFYNWTGRCLTAGNPYNPYKVEWDPAHPERCTAKQITLCRVGDLTRHGSLSIAGRKRDGSRITRRLFTDSSLPLSGPHSILGKSLVLYDDHGPVARGERLGCSIVSRVYRRKGVAKDWFSNSKDPVLRGKFEFIQQTEYDVTDVETMLESLDGITSAYHVHMTPIELDLEFPCEATTLYGRYNPQNVSIDNSPHPGEGTSDQYAIGDLSGKFGTLDNRKRYAITQNDTMLPLFGPRNILGRSIVIHKKHKNVRWACSNIERGYAPSEARELRGIASFHHPNGFAYGYIKMTQLIYKDNSQSETVIEVKLRHPGNHDRNVTRNHNWAIYVNPVGVDATVKVKDTRCVAGGYLWNPYYTQLADPLNEDLYRQECGPDLPLRCYVGDLSARLGPIDIGLQRKVFVDSNFPLEGKVSALGKSIVIMDQNFGQQRFACANIEPDYDIVKYANIGRPPKFVTAQFLEDVQRVMGIPEWMLSIDSRKTKILHNGGCIQFLLHFRGPIANILEQDFSKLMSTGRLEAPSLSIPGYVNSKRKSKLGYRQCGTRDPNDKNLKRSFWSSRAGSYSPAFTIVCSSLISLLVFVD, via the exons ATGTACGCGGATCTTCATCACGTGTCGAAGCAAAAAGTACTGAAAAGCGTCGACTTCACTGAACACAATTGGAAAATATACGTCACGGATATTTTTGATTCAGGAAAAG ACAAAAACGATTGCAACATTTTACAAACTGTTTTCGATCCTGACGACTCGGGTTCTGGAAATTCGATCGGTGACGTGGATTCGCGTCTCGGAAAAATCAAAGTAGCTGTGGATGCGAATAAAAGCTTGAAAACGTCGTACAGAGATTCTCTAATTTTGCTGCTACCAGCTGACCTTCTTGGCTCTCACCGTTCTCTTTATCTTGTCATATTTCATCCCACACACACGGACTCATTTCTCGCTTGTGCAAAAATAAAGCCAAGAAAAGCCTCGTTGGCGAA AACTCTGATAAGTTCTCGTGGCATCAGAGGCGAAGTGACACTGTCGCAAGAAACCCAGTACGATCCAACGTGGGTGAACGTCACTTTGAACACCATCAATGACCTCGAAACTCGACTTCGATATGCCACGAAAATCGCTGCTTACAGGATACACGAATTACCACGCGATCCATTTTATTTCATGCATCAAAATAACAGCGAAGAACCCTGCCTGACGACCAAGGAGATGTACAATCCTTCGAACATCGACCTCAAAACGATTCCACCTCCTG GACTGGGGACTCAGGATCAATACGCAATTGGAGATATTTCGGGGAAGCTCCAAGGTCGAAAATCACGATCGTACCACAGCGATATTCTCCCCGGAAGTGCACAGCTGGCAGGAATATATTGGGACTTGTATCTACCATTGTCAGGAATAAACAGCGTTGTTCATCGTTCTCTAGTGCTTCACAA ATTCAATGAGACGGACAACAAAGGAATAATTCCTTGGATCTGTGGAACGTTACTACACCAATTGCCACAAAATGCTGGTCAGATGCCGATGATAACAGCCGAGGTTATTTATCGGTATCCGATAGTAGGTCGAGTTGTTTTTCGCCAAGCACAAAACGAGCCAGAAGCGGACACAAcgattattattgaaaatctcATCCACGCGGATGGCAGTGCCTTAAATAATTCAGCGGAGCACAG ATGGATGATTCACGAACATCCTCCtgggatcgatttttacaatTGGACCGGAAGATGTCTCACCGCCGGAAATCCGTACAATCCTTACAAG GTCGAATGGGACCCTGCACATCCGGAACGCTGCACAGCGAAACAAATAACTCTCTGTCGCGTGGGAGATTTAACGAGACACGGAAGCTTGTCGATCGCTGGACGTAAACGCGATGGTTCTCGTATCACTCGACGTTTGTTCACCGACAGCTCCTTGCCTCTTTCTGGCCCACACAGCATCCTGGGAAAAAGCTTAGTTCTGTACGACGACCATGGTCCAGTCGCGAGAGGAGAAAGGCTCGGGTGTTCCAT AGTCAGTAGAGTTTACAGGAGAAAAGGAGTGGCTAAAGATTGGTTCAGTAATAGCAAGGACCCTGTGcttagaggaaaattcgaatttattcAACAGACTGAATACGACGTGACGGATGTGGAAACAATGCTAGAAAGTTTGGACGGAATAACCAGTGCCTACCACGTTCACATg ACTCCGATAGAATTGGATTTGGAATTCCCGTGTGAAGCTACCACCCTTTACGGTCGTTACAATCCTCAGAATGTGAGCATCGATAATTCGCCGCATCCTGGTGAAGGAACATCCGATCAATACGCGATAGGAGATTTGAGTGGAAAATTTGGCACGCTCGACAATCGAAAACGATACGCAATCACGCAGAACGACACTATGCTCCCGCTTTTCGGACCAAGAAACATTTTAGGACGAAGTATCGTTATCCATAAGAAGCACAAAAACGTGAG ATGGGCTTGCTCAAACATTGAGCGAGGCTACGCTCCTTCCGAGGCCCGAGAACTTCGAGGCATCGCTTCGTTCCATCATCCAAACGGTTTTGCATACGGATATATAAAAATG ACTCAACTAATATACAAGGACAACAGCCAGAGTGAAACTGTGATAGAAGTGAAATTACGTCATCCGGGTAATCACGATCGAAATGTT ACGAGAAATCACAACTGGGCTATATACGTCAATCCCGTCGGTGTTGACGCGACTGTTAAGGTGAAAGATACTCGATGCGTTGCCGGCGGATATCTCTGGAATCCTTATTACACCCAGCTCGCAGATCCCTTAAAC GAAGATCTGTATCGGCAAGAATGTGGACCGGATTTGCCGCTGCGTTGTTACGTTGGCGATCTTTCCGCCCGATTAGGACCGATAGATATTGGCCTTCAGCGGAAGGTTTTCGTAGACTCGAATTTCCCACTCGAGGGCAAGGTCTCGGCTCTTGGCAAATCTATCGTTATTATGGACCAAAATTTCGGCCAACAGAGATTCGCTTGTGCGAACATAGAGCCTGATTATGATATCGTTAAATACGCGAATATTGGACGTCCACCGAAATtcgtaac AGCACAATTTCTCGAAGATGTACAGAGAGTCATGGGAATTCCTGAATGGATGCTGTCAATCGACAGTCGAAAAACTAAAATTCTTCACAACGGCGGATGTATACAGTTTTTGCTACATTTCCGAG GTCCGATTGCCAATATATTGGAACAAGATTTCAGCAAATTGATGTCGACGGGTCGTCTCGAAGCGCCCAGTTTAAGCATTCCCGGATACGTTAACAGCAAACGAAAGTCGAAATTGGGCTACAGACAGTGTGGAACACGGGATCCTAATGACAAAA ATCTGAAACGCAGCTTCTGGAGTTCTAGAGCCGGCTCATATTCCCCCGCATTCACGATCGTCTGCTCGTCTTTAATTTCTCTGCTCGTATTCGTTGATTAA